TCAGATCCCTGTCCATGTGGCCGAGAAATATCGCGACACACGTGCCTCTCCCGGCCTCAGACAGTCCGATGCCGTCCCGCCCGGGCCTCGGGCGGATCGTGCCGAGTCACTTGGGAACGAAGGCGACCCGGAACATCTTGGGCCACCACTTGCCGGTGAGCAGGAACTGGCCGGTCCCGGGAACGGCCGCAATACCGTTGAGGACGTCCGCGCGTCGTTTCTCGGCCGCGCTCAGCAGGGCCGGAGCGTCGATGTCCGCAGTCACCGTGCCGGTGTCGGCGTCGATACGCACAATCCGGTCGGCGGCCCAGACGTTGGCGTACACGGTGTCGCCCACACACTCCAGCTCATTCAGCAGCTTCACGGGCCGCCCACGGTCGGAGACCGTAACCTCCCCTGTCTTCGCCAGCGTTCTGGGGTCCCGGAAAACGAGCCGGGAGGAGCCGTTGCTCGTCACCAGCCGGTCGCGCTGCCGCTGGTGGCACACTCCCCAGCCTTCGTCCCCGTAAGGGACCCGGCGCAACTCGGCCAGCGTCCTCGCGTCCCGTTCGACCGCGATGCCGTTCTGCCAGGTGAGCTGCCACAGAGTGGGCCCCATGACGGTGATTCCCTCGCCGAACAGCGGCGCGGGCAGATCGGCGCGGACCGCGGGAGACCTGCCGGGCGGCCCTGCCCGGACCGATGACTGTCCGGACACTCCCGTGCTCTCGTACAGCTTGCCGCCGGCCATCTCCAGGCCCTGGGTGAAGGCCTTCGGGTCATGGGGCAGGACCTCGACGACCTCGACCCTCAGCTGCTCGACCGCTGCCGCGGCCCGCCCCTGCGTGGCCGGGCCGCGGTCCCCGGCTCCGGCGTCTGTCCCGCACGAGTGGAGGAGCGTCCCACTGACCAGGGCCGCTGCCGCGACGGGTACCACCAGCGAGAGACGCATGAGGTCACACCGGCACAGTGGCCGACAAGAGCGCCTTCGTCCCGCCCGACCGGTTCACAGACGCTCGCTCCCCAGGCGGAGTTGTCCCGGCGCCGGCTCGCCGCCGCCCGGGGGCGAGGTGCTGACCGCATGGGACAACCCGTCCACGAACACCGGCCGGGCCGCCTGGCTGTACGGTCGCGGCCTGGCCGGAATATGCGCCCCGTGCCCCCTGGCAGCCGGCCGTCGGCTGGGAAGAACCGCGGCCAGGCGCGACGACACGAGCTCGGCGAGCCGGGCTGTCGCTTTCTGCTTCGGCCGGTACTTGTACGAGTAGCCGTATGCGTCGGCCTCTCCTCGTGCCGGAGCGCCATTCATGACCGCCCCCAGCACAGGGACATTGACGCGTTCGAGGATGCGCAGGGCGTCGACGACCTGGCTCCGGCTCGTCCGGCCGGCGCGCGCCACGAGCAGGTAGCCGTCAATGGCGGGTGCCATCGCCGCGGTGTCGGCAAAGGGGAGCACCGGAGGGGTGTCCACCACGACATGGTCGAACTGCTCGGCAAGGGTGCGCAGCAGGGAGGCGAAGTGGCTGCTTCCGAGCAGCTGGGTCGGGTTGGGAGGGATCGTCCCACTGGTGAGCACGGAGAAGGACCCGGCCGACTGCAGTACCTGATGCACTTCGGCCTGGCCCACCAGAGCTGTGGTGAGCCCCGCGTCCCTGACCAGGCCAAGGGCTGGAGCGATCGAAGGCCGGCGCAGGTCGCAGTCGATCAGGCATACCCTTGCCCCTTCTTCGGCCAGCGTGGCAGCCAGGTTGACCGACACGCTGCTCTTGCCCTCACGGGGCAGCGGGCTGGTGACGGCGATCACCTTCGGCCGCTGGAGCACCTCCGCGAACTGCAGATTGACGCGAAGCTTCCGGAATCCCTCCGCGCGAGGACCGTGTTTGTCGTCGCGCAGGGAGATCGGCGCCCGTACCGCTCGCGGGTCCTGCACGATGCTGGAGAGCACGGGAGGCCCCCCAGCCGCTGCGAGGCACTCGGCGAGGGCTTTGGGATCGCGCATCGAGGTGTCCACTGTCTCCAGTGCGACACCCAGCCCCAGCCCGAGAACCAGGCCCAGCGCCAGACCGAGCGCGACATTGAGAGCGGTGTTCGGGGACGAGGGCGCGGACGGCACGGTGGCGGGCTGGGTGACGGTGAGTCGCACCGGGGACGGGGACTTGCTTTTCTCCGGACGCTCCAGCGCCCTGATCACCTGCGCGAAGCGAGCAGCGACCGCGTTGCTCATCCGGGCAGCTCGTAGCGCCTGGGTGTCGGTGACGGTCAGACGGACCAGCACCGTGTTGAGGGGCGCCTCGGCCGTGATCCGTTCAGCCAGCTGGGTCGGCGTCATATCGAGCCGCAGGGATTTCACGACCGGTCCGGTCACCTTCGGGCTGCCCGCCACGTCGGTGTAGGACTGGACTCTCGCCTGAGTGAACGCGTTCCCCTGATTGAGCTGGTTTGTATCGGTATCTGCCTGGAGGGAAGCGAACAGCGTGGTCGTCGCCCGGTACTCAGGAGTGGCGACGGCACTTGTCAGAATGCCTGTCCCCGTCCCCAGCAGAGCCACAACGGCGATGACACGCCAACGGCGGGAAAGGACTCGTAGGTAGTCGCGCAAATCCAAGGCCATCCCCGATCGGAGCGAGTGAGTGAACAGTTACGCTAGGACCACGCTGAGGGAATTGCGGCACATGGCATGCACGCCCGCCTTTTCTTACCCCCAACGGAGTGCAGTGGCACCCTTCAGAGGCGCTCAACGGTCTCCGAACGGCAGCGATTGCAGGCGTCGAACACGTAGTCGGCCGTGCGTTCCACCATTGCGTAATCGAAGACGTCATGGTCGGTGGCGATGACCACGGCATCGGCTGCCGCGACTTGTTCCTCCGTGAGTTCGACGCACAGGATGTCCTGGGGCAGCCGAAGTGAGTCCACATGCGGTTCCACCGCGAGGACATGCGCGCCCAGTTGCCGGAGTCCGAGAGCGACGGCCACGGAAGGGGACTCCCGGATGTCACCGGTATTCCGCTTGTAGGCGAGCCCGAGGACCAGGACCTGGCTGCCATTGACCGGCTTGCGGCGGGCGTTGAGCCCTCTGGCAACGCGCAGCACCACATGGTCGGGCATATGGCTGTTGATGTCGTTGGCCAGTGTCACGAAGCGGAAGTCGTGCCGAAGCGTCTGCTTGACCTGCCACGACAGATAGGAGGGATCAATGGGCAGGCAGTGTCCTCCGACGCCGGGCCCGGGCAGAAAGCGCATGAAGCCGAAGGGCTTGGTCGCCGCCGCGTCGATTACTTCCCAGATGTCGATGCCGAGTGGTTTGCAGAACATCGCGAGCTCGTTGACGAGGGCGATGTTGACATGGCGGAACGTGTTCTCCAGGAGCTTGGTCAGTTCGGCCGTGCGTGGCGAGCTCACCGGGACAGTACGTTCCACGATGTCGGCGTAGAACTGCTCGACATGCCGCAGGGAGACGTCGTTCATGCCGGAGATCACTTTGGGGGTGTTCTCCAGCCGCCAGGTCGGATTTCCCGGGTCAATTCGTTCCGGACTGTATCCGAGGAAGAAGTCCTCGCCCGCCCGGAGCCCGCTGCCCGCCTCCAGGATCGGGGATACCACGTGCTCGGTCGTGCATGGATACGTGGTGGACTCGAGGATCACCGTGGCGTTCGGCCTCAGGTGCTGGGCGACTGCCTGTGCGGCGT
This portion of the Streptomyces sp. NBC_01750 genome encodes:
- a CDS encoding nucleotide sugar dehydrogenase → MSVATKKVVVVGQGYVGLPLAIRVAEAGHNVVGLDVDEMRVKRLAAGESFAEDVTSLRLLAALNSGRYSLSTDYADAVDFDVCVITVPTPLKDGVPDLSFVENAAQAVAQHLRPNATVILESTTYPCTTEHVVSPILEAGSGLRAGEDFFLGYSPERIDPGNPTWRLENTPKVISGMNDVSLRHVEQFYADIVERTVPVSSPRTAELTKLLENTFRHVNIALVNELAMFCKPLGIDIWEVIDAAATKPFGFMRFLPGPGVGGHCLPIDPSYLSWQVKQTLRHDFRFVTLANDINSHMPDHVVLRVARGLNARRKPVNGSQVLVLGLAYKRNTGDIRESPSVAVALGLRQLGAHVLAVEPHVDSLRLPQDILCVELTEEQVAAADAVVIATDHDVFDYAMVERTADYVFDACNRCRSETVERL
- a CDS encoding glutaminyl-peptide cyclotransferase, which translates into the protein MRLSLVVPVAAAALVSGTLLHSCGTDAGAGDRGPATQGRAAAAVEQLRVEVVEVLPHDPKAFTQGLEMAGGKLYESTGVSGQSSVRAGPPGRSPAVRADLPAPLFGEGITVMGPTLWQLTWQNGIAVERDARTLAELRRVPYGDEGWGVCHQRQRDRLVTSNGSSRLVFRDPRTLAKTGEVTVSDRGRPVKLLNELECVGDTVYANVWAADRIVRIDADTGTVTADIDAPALLSAAEKRRADVLNGIAAVPGTGQFLLTGKWWPKMFRVAFVPK
- a CDS encoding polysaccharide biosynthesis tyrosine autokinase, whose amino-acid sequence is MALDLRDYLRVLSRRWRVIAVVALLGTGTGILTSAVATPEYRATTTLFASLQADTDTNQLNQGNAFTQARVQSYTDVAGSPKVTGPVVKSLRLDMTPTQLAERITAEAPLNTVLVRLTVTDTQALRAARMSNAVAARFAQVIRALERPEKSKSPSPVRLTVTQPATVPSAPSSPNTALNVALGLALGLVLGLGLGVALETVDTSMRDPKALAECLAAAGGPPVLSSIVQDPRAVRAPISLRDDKHGPRAEGFRKLRVNLQFAEVLQRPKVIAVTSPLPREGKSSVSVNLAATLAEEGARVCLIDCDLRRPSIAPALGLVRDAGLTTALVGQAEVHQVLQSAGSFSVLTSGTIPPNPTQLLGSSHFASLLRTLAEQFDHVVVDTPPVLPFADTAAMAPAIDGYLLVARAGRTSRSQVVDALRILERVNVPVLGAVMNGAPARGEADAYGYSYKYRPKQKATARLAELVSSRLAAVLPSRRPAARGHGAHIPARPRPYSQAARPVFVDGLSHAVSTSPPGGGEPAPGQLRLGSERL